One genomic region from Salvia hispanica cultivar TCC Black 2014 chromosome 2, UniMelb_Shisp_WGS_1.0, whole genome shotgun sequence encodes:
- the LOC125204416 gene encoding UDP-glycosyltransferase 86A1-like produces the protein MAGNPARRPHAIMIPYPYQGHINPFVSLAVKLASHGFTITFINTQSVHRRISHAQTGAGRADIFSGARDSGLDIRYATVCDGFPLGFDRSVNHDQFVEGLIHVFSAHVDELISNLADSDPPVTCLIADTFYVWGSDIARKFNLVYVSFWTEPALVLSLYYHLDLLRKNGHFGSQAKRKDMIDYIPGVGAMKPTDLMSYLQADDICTVVHRVIYRAFEDVKKADIIICNTVEELELSTLSALHRKQATYAIGPIVSGFSNQGVATSLWSESDCTPWLDSKPNRSVLYVSFGSHAHTTSKQEIWEIARGLLLSGVNFVWVIRPDIVDSDEANFLPPGFESGMKGRGLIVQWCSQIKVISHPAIGGFLSHCGWNSVLESIWSRVPLICFPLFTDQFTNRKLVVNDWKIGINLCDRASIMRDEVEEKIKYLMSGESSEELRNAIKEVSRTLEYAVTSDGSSEKNFRVFMEDIKANIKKKAGVAFDVQDQTIGHVWAPTAVKQTIVSLSGNLN, from the exons ATGGCGGGCAATCCGGCGCGGCGCCCTCACGCTATCATGATCCCCTACCCCTACCAAGGCCACATCAACCCCTTCGTCTCCCTCGCCGTCAAGCTCGCCTCTCACGGCTTCACAATCACCTTCATCAACACCCAATCCGTCCACCGCCGCATTTCCCACGCCCAGACCGGCGCCGGCCGCGCCGATATTTTCTCCGGCGCTAGAGATTCCGGCCTCGACATTCGCTACGCTACCGTCTGCGACGGCTTCCCCCTCGGCTTCGACCGTTCCGTCAACCACGACCAATTCGTGGAGGGCTTGATTCACGTCTTCTCCGCCCACGTCGACGAGCTCATTTCCAATTTGGCTGACTCCGATCCTCCGGTCACCTGCTTGATCGCCGACACCTTCTACGTTTGGGGCTCCGATATCGCGCGCAAGTTCAATTTAGTCTACGTTTCCTTCTGGACCGAGCCGGCGCTCGTTTTGTCGCTCTATTATCACTTAGATCTCCTCCGGAAGAATGGCCACTTCGGCTCCCAAG CCAAACGGAAAGACATGATTGATTACATACCGGGAGTTGGAGCAATGAAGCCGACGGACTTGATGTCGTACCTCCAAGCCGACGACATATGCACCGTGGTGCATCGCGTGATTTACCGAGCTTTCGAGGATGTTAAGAAGGCGGATATAATAATCTGCAACACGGTTGAAGAGCTCGAGCTCAGCACGCTCTCAGCTCTCCACCGGAAGCAGGCTACGTACGCCATTGGCCCCATTGTCTCGGGCTTCAGCAATCAGGGCGTGGCCACGAGCCTGTGGTCTGAATCAGACTGCACGCCATGGCTCGACAGCAAGCCCAACCGGTCTGTTCTGTACGTGTCATTTGGGAGCCATGCTCACACCACTAGCAAGCAAGAGATTTGGGAGATAGCACGCGGGCTCTTGCTCAGCGGTGTGAACTTCGTGTGGGTGATCCGGCCCGACATTGTGGACTCGGACGAGGCTAACTTCTTGCCTCCCGGATTTGAGAGCGGGATGAAGGGCAGAGGGCTGATTGTGCAGTGGTGCAGCCAGATTAAGGTCATTTCACATCCTGCGATTGGGGGGTTTTTGTCGCACTGTGGATGGAACTCGGTGCTGGAAAGCATATGGAGTAGGGTCCCTCTGATATGCTTCCCTTTGTTCACTGATCAGTTTACTAATCGAAAATTAGTGGTTAACGACTGGAAGATAGGGATTAATCTCTGTGATAGGGCTTCGATCATGCGGGATGAAGTTGAGGAGAAGATCAAGTATTTGATGAGCGGGGAGTCTTCGGAGGAGTTGAGGAATGCGATCAAGGAGGTGAGTAGGACGTTGGAGTACGCGGTGACGAGTGATGGATCGTCTGAGAAAAACTTTAGGGTGTTTATGGAAGACATAAAGGCCAATATCAAGAAAAAAGCAGGGGTGGCCTTTGATGTTCAAGACCAAACCATAGGCCATGTCTGGGCTCCCACAGCAGTTAAGCAAACAATTGTTAGCTTGTCTGGTAATTTAAACTAA
- the LOC125206209 gene encoding uncharacterized protein LOC125206209, producing MQNIPMLNESNFKDWKETLLITLGCIDLDLTLRTEKPAPLTDESTADLKRDFERWERSNRVSVMIIKHSIPEAFRGRASKDIADASEYLAKIEERFAKNEKSEISTLLANLISMKYKGKRNIREYIMQMSQIASNLKVHKLEVPEDLLVHLVLLSLPTQFSQFKVSYNCQKKKWSLNELISYCVQEDERLKQDRVEVAQLATSSINKGKGTKRKAIENVVVDKGPSQKKQHKKNGCFLCGKPDHVKKNCAKYSAWRAKKGTILALGCRKPIDGERYIYVGDGKWNLVSISALDKFGFSYSFGNNKFTLSNNSGIVGTGSLSAYDNIYLLDSISSYSEALRVESKGTKQKLNNENLANLWHKRLGHISKSRIERLVADGILNTVTFSDLDSETLDKFKIFKAEVELQLNKSIKKVKSDRGGEYYGRNDGSGKQHQGPVAFYLEECGIFPQYTMPGSPSMNSVAERRNRTHKDMVRSMISHSSLPQSLWAEALKTASYILNRVPTKAAAKTPYELWTGRKPSLSHTHIWGCPAEARTYKPNEKKLNSKTVSSYFIEEADHEPQENDVINAQLRVDNLNEDQHHVDEIIQVQPQQPQELMPMRRSTRERRNVIPDDYVVFLVENKDNIGLKTNDLSLRCETHWLQWIFKTKRDSKGNVDKFKARLVAKGFTQKEGIDYKETFSPVSSKDSFRIIMALVAHFNLELHQMDVKTAFSIVNLRKRFIWSNQKMHGWKPIDTPVAKGDKFSLAQCPRTSLENNEMKKIPYASAIGSLMYAQRTKHYMLKYRKSDHLEIIGYSDSDFAGCQNSGRSTSGYVFLLAVGAISWRSAKQTLVAPSTMAAKFVA from the exons ATGCAAAACATTCCTATGTTGAATGAGTCTAATTTTAAGGATTGGAAGGAAACTCTTCTGATCACTTTGGGCTGCATAGATCTTGACCTCACGTTAAGAACCGAGAAACCTGCCCCTCTTACGGATGAAAGTACCGCTGATCTTAAGCGGGACTTTGAGAGGTGGGAGCGCTCGAATCGCGTGAGTGTTATGATCATCAAGCACAGCATCCCAGAGGCCTTTCGGGGCAGGGCTTCTAAAGATATTGCTGATGCTAGTGAATACCTCGCCAAAATTGAGGAGCgttttgctaaaaatgaaaagtctGAAATAAGTACGCTTCTTGCAAACTTGATCTCAATGAAGTATAAGGGCAAGAGAAACATAAGGGAGTACATCATGCAGATGTCTCAAATTGCTTCAAATCTGAAGGTGCACAAGCTTGAAGTCCCTGAGGACTTACTTGTGCATTTGGTGTTACTCTCTCTTCCAACACAATTCAGTCAATTTAAGGTCAGTTATAACTGCCAGAAGAAGAAATGGTCTCTTAATGAGCTCATTTCATACTGTGTACAAGAAGATGAGAGACTGAAGCAAGATAGAGTTGAGGTTGCTCAACTGGCTACTAGCTCTATCAATAAGGGAAAGGGCACTAAGAGAAAGGCTATAGAGAATGTTGTTGTGGACAAGGGGCCATCACAAAAGAAGCAACATAAGAAAAATGGTTGCTTCTTATGTGGTAAGCCTGATCATGTGAAGAAGAATTGTGCCAAGTATAGCGCCTGGCGTGCTAAGAAAGGTACAATTCTAGCTTTG GGCTGCCGAAAGCCAATTGATGGTGAAAGATACATCTATGTGGGAGATGGCAA ATGGAATTTGGTTTCTATTTCTGCATTGGACAAATTCGGTTTTTCTTATTCATTCGGAAATAATAAGTTTACTCTTTCAAATAATTCTGGTATTGTGGGCACTGGTTCTTTAAGTGCATATGACAATATTTACTTGCTTGATTCTATTAGTTCATATTCAGAAGCCTTACGTGTTGAATCAAAGGGGACTaagcaaaaattaaataatgaaaatttggcAAACTTATGGCACAAGCGGCTAGGTCATATctcaaaatcaagaattgaGAGACTTGTGGCAGATGGTATATTGAATACAGTTACCTTTTCTGATCTTGAT TCTGAGACTCTGgacaagttcaaaatattcaagGCTGAAGTTGAGCTCCAACTCAACAAAAGCATTAAGAAAGTCAAATCTGACCGTGGTGGTGAATACTATGGAAGAAATGACGGCTCAGGTAAACAACATCAAGGACCTGTTGCCTTCTATCTAGAAGAGTGCGGAATCTTCCCTCAGTACACAATGCCGGGGTCGCCTAGCATGAATAGTGTAGCTGAAAGACGAAATAGAACTCATAAAGATATGGTGAGGAGTATGATTTCTCATTCCTCCTTGCCGCAATCACTTTGGGCGGAGGCATTAAAGACTGCATCATATATTCTCAATCGGGTACCAACTAAAGCAGCTGCTAAAACACCTTATGAGCTTTGGACTGGACGAAAGCCTAGCCTAAGTCACACTCACATTTGGGGATGTCCAGCTGAAGCTAGGACTTACAAGccaaatgaaaagaaattgaaCTCCAAAACTGTGAGCAGCTACTTTATTG aagaagcagatCATGAACCtcaagaaaatgatgttaTAAATGCACAACTCCGAGTTGATAATCTCAATGAGGACCAACATCATGTTGATGAGATCATTCAAGTTCAACCTCAACAACCTCAAGAACTAATGCCAATGAGGAGGTCCACTAGAGAAAGGAGAAATGTCATTCCGGATGATTATGTGGTTTTTCTCGttgaaaataaagataatattgGTTTGAAAACCAATGACCTGTCACT AAGGTGTGAAACCCATTGGTTGCAATGGATTTTTAAGACCAAAAGGGATTCAAAGGGTAATGTGGATAAATTTAAGGCACGTCTTGTTGCTAAAGGCTTCACTCAGAAGGAAGGCATAGATTATAAAGAGACTTTCTCTCCAGTTTCTTCGAAAGACTCATTCAGAATAATCATGGCATTAGTAGCACATTTTAATCTGGAGCTACATCAGATGGATGTTAAGACAGCGTTCTCAATTGTGAACTTGAGGAAACGATTTATATGGAGCAACCAGAAG ATGCATGGTTGGAAGCCTATAGACACCCCTGTTGCTAAAGGAGACAAGTTTAGTCTTGCTCAGTGCCCTAGAACAAGTCTTGAGAATAATGAGATGAAAAAGATTCCATATGCTTCGGCTATTggaagtctcatgtatgctcaA AGAACAAAACATTACATGCtcaaatatagaaaatcagATCATTTGGAGATCATTGGgtattctgattctgattttgcTGGATGCCAAAATAGCGGGAGATCCACCTCGGGTTATGTATTTCTGCTGGCTGTAGGAGCCATTTCATGGAGAAGTGCTAAGCAGACGCTTGTGGCACCTTCCACCATGGCAGCAAAATTCGTAGCCTGA
- the LOC125208444 gene encoding UDP-glycosyltransferase 86A1-like — protein sequence MRKMGGKKLHAIMIGFFYQGHIAPFQNLAIKLASSGCAVTFAHNEFVHHMLSKAEGVNVEKADPFLVARRSGLDIRYATISDGFPPDFDRIVNLEQHWEAIFLDFPSRVDKLIGDIIHKDDEAFAHFLVADTFYPWPASIARKYNILNVSFWTQPALMFATYYHYDLLVEKGYLPIKGDEVESKDPAFNTSITKKIVAEAFEQVKQADFILINTVYELEHELVSDMHHNQPTYAVGPLNFTTDVALPKSLWAEADFTSWLDSKPRGSVLYVSFGSLAHSNRQLAEEIANGLLLSGVHFVWVIRDDPQVLPDGFEDESKDQGLIVSWCNQSAVLSNPAIGGFLTHCGWNSILEAIWCGVPMICYPFFADQPSNGELVVDVWKVGINLCDGTSVDRREVAEKIKQLMSAESSNSLRDEMNKMRALMLRALDEDGSMQANFLQFFNDLWDRAEARAEEAEEEVDSD from the exons atgagaaaaatgggTGGGAAGAAGCTACATGCCATTATGATTGGCTTCTTCTACCAAGGCCATATCGCCCCTTTCCAAAATCTGGCGATCAAGCTTGCTTCAAGTGGGTGTGCTGTCACGTTCGCCCACAACGAGTTCGTTCACCATATGTTATCCAAAGCTGAAGGTGTTAACGTGGAAAAGGCCGATCCCTTCCTTGTAGCTCGCCGGTCGGGTCTAGACATACGCTATGCCACAATTAGTGACGGATTCCCGCCGGATTTTGACAGGATAGTCAACTTGGAGCAACACTGGGAGGCTATTTTTCTCGATTTCCCATCACGTGTGGATAAGTTGATCGGAGACATAATCCACAAAGATGATGAGGCTTTTGCGCATTTCTTGGTTGCTGATACTTTCTACCCTTGGCCTGCAAGTATTGCTAGAAAGTACAACATCTTGAATGTGTCCTTTTGGACACAGCCGGCTCTGATGTTTGCAACGTACTATCACTATGATCTTCTTGTAGAGAAGGGCTACTTGCCAATAAAAG GTGATGAGGTCGAGAGCAAGGACCCGGCCTTCAATACCAGCATAACCAAAAAGATTGTAGCGGAAGCGTTCGAGCAGGTGAAGCAAGCAGATTTCATCCTGATCAACACCGTATACGAGCTCGAGCACGAGTTGGTTTCCGATATGCACCACAACCAGCCAACATACGCGGTCGGCCCTCTGAACTTCACCACCGATGTTGCTCTTCCAAAGAGCCTGTGGGCCGAAGCAGACTTCACCTCGTGGCTCGACTCGAAACCTCGTGGCTCTGTTTTGTATGTTTCATTCGGCAGTCTCGCTCACAGCAACCGCCAACTCGCTGAGGAGATAGCCAACGGGCTTCTCCTCAGCGGAGTCCACTTTGTTTGGGTTATTCGTGACGACCCACAAGTTTTGCCCGATGGATTCGAGGACGAGAGCAAGGATCAAGGGCTGATCGTTTCGTGGTGCAATCAGAGCGCGGTGCTCTCCAATCCTGCTATTGGAGGATTCCTGACGCACTGTGGGTGGAACTCGATTCTAGAAGCCATATGGTGTGGCGTTCCGATGATCTGTTATCCGTTTTTTGCGGATCAGCCAAGCAACGGGGAATTAGTGGTTGATGTTTGGAAGGTGGGGATTAATCTCTGCGACGGAACATCGGTTGATCGGAGAGAAGTTGCGGAGAAGATTAAGCAGTTGATGAGTGCTGAATCTTCAAACTCTCTGAGGGATGAGATGAACAAAATGAGAGCGTTGATGCTACGTGCTTTGGATGAAGATGGGTCGATGCAGGCAAATTTTCTGCAATTTTTCAACGATTTGTGGGACAGAGCTGAGGCACGGGCTGAGGAGGCTGAGGAGGAGGTTGATTCCGACTGA
- the LOC125203959 gene encoding UDP-glycosyltransferase 86A1-like gives MASKKPHAIMVSFHLQGHIVPFVNLAVKLASKGITITFAHLEFVHHQISQSQNSTQTDLFAAARTSGLDIRYTTVSDGFPLHCDRSTNINEWVANYRDRFPEKVDELVGYLLQSDSSFDYFLVADTFCVWSEKIAAKYGLVNASFWTEPALVFSLYYHLELLREKGHVPVNGRRETVDYVPGIRSINTRDFMSYFHDTELEVLHEYIFRAFDVVKTADFVLCNTVEELERDTISALQQRQPFYAIGPLFLPDFAISNSLMPEASSGDWLNSKAPGSVLYVSFGSLATTDRSVILEIAGGLLLSGVNFIWVVRPGMVESGGGGVLPEGFEDMTRDRGLVVPWCSQNEVLRSPAIGGFLTHCGWNSILESVWCGVPMICYPLFTDQITNRKLVVDDWRVGINLCEGEHISKEEVAEKIEFVLSEKKSAELRKEIEKVRCTLENAVNVNGSSERNFDCFVEQVRNEISRRCSE, from the coding sequence aTGGCGAGCAAGAAACCACACGCGATAATGGTCTCATTTCACCTTCAAGGCCATATCGTCCCCTTCGTGAACCTCGCCGTTAAACTTGCTTCAAAGGGAATAACCATCACCTTCGCCCACCTCGAATTCGTCCACCATCAAATCTCCCAATCTCAAAACTCCACACAAACAGACCTCTTCGCCGCTGCTCGCACCTCCGGCCTCGACATCCGCTACACAACCGTCAGCGACGGATTCCCTCTTCACTGCGACCGCTCCACCAACATAAACGAATGGGTGGCCAATTACCGCGATAGGTTCCCTGAAAAGGTTGATGAACTGGTTGGATATTTATTACAGTCTGATTCTTCGTTTGATTACTTTCTGGTTGCTGACACATTCTGCGTCTGGTCGGAGAAAATCGCGGCCAAGTATGGTCTGGTGAACGCTTCCTTCTGGACGGAGCCGGCTTTAGTCTTCTCGTTGTATTACCACTTGGAGCTTCTCCGGGAGAAGGGCCACGTTCCGGTTAACGGTCGCCGGGAAACGGTGGATTATGTCCCCGGCATCCGCTCCATCAATACTAGAGATTTCATGTCGTATTTCCACGATACCGAACTCGAGGTGTTACATGAATACATTTTCCGGGCATTCGATGTTGTGAAAACTGCGGATTTTGTTCTCTGCAACACGGTGGAGGAGCTTGAACGAGACACGATATCGGCCTTGCAGCAGAGACAGCCATTCTACGCCATCGGTCCTCTTTTTCTGCCCGATTTCGCCATCTCGAATAGTCTCATGCCTGAAGCCAGCTCCGGGGATTGGCTGAATTCGAAGGCGCCTGGATCTGTTTTGTATGTTTCGTTTGGTAGCCTGGCGACCACTGATAGGAGCGTGATTCTGGAAATCGCCGGCGGCCTTTTACTGAGCGGAGTGAATTTTATATGGGTTGTTCGGCCGGGAATGGTGGAATCCGGTGGCGGTGGGGTTCTGCCGGAGGGATTTGAGGATATGACGAGAGACAGAGGGCTGGTGGTGCCGTGGTGCAGCCAGAATGAGGTGCTGCGCAGCCCGGCGATCGGGGGATTCTTGACTCATTGTGGATGGAATTCCATTCTTGAGAGTGTGTGGTGTGGAGTTCCGATGATTTGTTATCCTTTGTTTACGGATCAAATCACGAATAGGAAATTGGTGGTGGATGATTGGAGAGTGGGGATTAATCTGTGCGAGGGGGAACACATTAGTAAGGAGGAAGTTGCTGAGAAGATTGAGTTTGTgttgagtgagaaaaagtcGGCAGAATTGAGAAAGGAGATTGAAAAAGTGAGATGTACGCTTGAAAATGCAGTGAATGTGAATGGATCATCGGAGCGCAACTTTGATTGTTTTGTCGAGCAAGTGCGCAACGAAATTTCTAGGAGATGCTCTGagtaa